The segment CACAATGCATGACAagtgaaggggaggaagaggcacCCGCTACTCGTTCCACTGACATCACCGCAGAGACATCAACTTTCAACAGAAAGCACAAGATCAAATAAGAAGCTGCTCATGGGCAATGCTACGATGCCTTTAAAccacaggtacaggtacaggagGTTAAACTATTCTGGGCTCATTCTGCGCTGGTGAAGACCTCAGAACCAAAGGATTTAGCCAATTAAGAGATGGGGATGCGAGGTCAAAAGAGACACATTGACATGatagaaagggagggagagaccgGATGGGGAGGACGGATGGGAAGGAGAGACCAAGAGcatgtgaacaggtgtgtgtgtgtgtgtgtgtgtgtgtgtgtgtgtgtggggggggggggggggggggggggggggggggcgggggagacagagagagtgacagCATGACGGTCAGGGGCTCAAGGGTGGCAACAATGAGAACATATTCAAAAAGAATACTAAACACATAATGTGCAGACCttagctctacatctccacaaaagtcattaccactactactcactccactctgacaaactgcctcactgacattaaatcatggatgcaaaccaattttctcaaactcaactgtgataaatcggatatgatcatcatcggccccaaatctctcacaacttctgcctcaccattgacaactccactctgtctccctccccacacgtccgcaacctcggagtcatgtttgacagcaacctctcatttgaacatcacatcaaacaaatcaccagaacttccttcttccacctaaaaaacattgcccgtctccgcccatcactttcctcatctgctgctgaaactttaatccacgcctttatcacctccagaattgactattgcaatagtattctttatggcacatcttccaaaatcctaaacaaactccaatacatccagaactctgctgctcgcctgctcacccactcctgttcccgtgatcacatcacccctgttctccagagccttcactggctccccgtcccacaacggatccaatacaaaatccttctcctcactcacaaagccctccataatcaggccccctcctacctcaccgacctgctccaccaccacactccatcccgtcagctccgctcctctgatgatctcctgtccatcccacataggaccaagcaccggacgtggggtgacagagccttctccatatctgccccctccctctggaactctctccccaaactcatccgagactgcattGATCTTttctcattcaaatcgcaaatcaaaacccacctgttcagaactgcttttaatgtgtgattgtttgtttttgttttcttatcagggtccaaGCGACTCAGAAAggtatttgttttacctgtattttagctattcttatttatttatttttagcttttaggatgttttaattatgtgaagtgtctttaagtattatgaaaagcgctatataaattaaatgcattattattagaGTGACGTCCCACTTCAAAAGCATTCCATCAATCTCATCATTGTACAAAAAACAAGGATATGAGATGGTATATTGCTTGATAAAAGAGTATTTagaagacaacaagacagaGCTGAGGAAAGCTGCATGATCTGTGCAGCCCCCACACTCCATAGAGCAGTCCCCTCGATAGCCTCGCCAAGTAAAGCGGCTCAACATGCACAATGCATCCCTTCGACTAAGTGTCCTATGAAGCTTCCTCTACTCAAGCAGCACTTTGTCATCTTTCAAAATGTCAATAGGGAATCCTTCCATTAAACGGAGGGACTTCCTGCTCGTAATGCCCGCTGACCACGAACAAGCTGTTAAGTACACAAGTTAACATGTATTCCTTTCACACTGACCTACAGAGCATCTGATAGCTTCTCAGTCACAGCACTCACGCCCTTTGACCTTTGTATTCCTCCCTAATGGATGCCTGCATTGTTGCCGATTTACAAACTATTCCACTGTGCAAATTTGAAGCTGACAATCTTGTCCTACAAGTGCATTAAAGGGCAATTTCACCAATAATTGACCCGATTTTAAATTTAGCTTCAGGACATTTGGCTGAATTGTAACAGCAacaattatttttacaaaatgtatacacatatttatgCTATCTATATGCAACAtccatctgtttttttccattacAGCTGATGAAgtattataaatacaaatatgcgTTTCTATTAATTCCTTTGTTTAAGTGCATGCGTGTACTgtttgtgatggttgtgatttCCATGGAAGCAAGCTGCCACACAAGTGGAAAGTGTCATACCTGCTCTAATCCCTCTCATAAGCTCTGCAGCACAGAGACCTGACACAGAGTGCGGTGCCAGCTGTGGACCAACGACTAAAAATAAATGGTGCAGGCATAGAGGAGTTGTTGTCGTTATTATtgtgatccatccatccatccattatcacccgcttatccggggtcgggtcgcggtggcagcaggttcagcaggccgacccaggcttccctctcaccccgcagcactttccagctcattctgggggatcccgaggcgttccaaggccagccgggagatataatccctccagcgtgtcctcggtcttccccggggcctcctaccagttggacgtgcccggaaaacctctaatgggaggcgtccaggaggcatcctgactagatgcccgaaccacctcagctgactcctttcgacacgaaggagcagcgactcgactccaagctcccccctgatgttcgagctccttaccctatctctaaggctgagcccggccaccctacggaggaagctcatttcggccgcttgtatccgagatctcgttctttcggtcacgacccagagttcgtgaccataggtgagggttggaacgtagaccgaccagtaaatggagagctttgccttccggctcagctccctcttcactaagacggaccggtacagcgcctgttttactgctgcagccgcaccgatccgcctatcgatctcccgctccaccttaccctcactcgtgaacaagaccccgagatacttgaactccttcgcttggggtaggcagtttgcccccacctggagggagcaatccgccggtttccggcagagcaccatggcctcagatttggaggtgctaactctcatccctgccgcttcgcactcggctgcaaaacgccccagtgaatgctggaggtcacggtccgaggaggcaaacaggaccacatcatccgcaaacagcagagaggcgatcccgagactcccgaaccgatcctctccgccccctggctgcgcctagatatcctgtccatgaaggtcacgaacaggaccggtgataaagggcagccctggcggaggccaacacccaccgggaacgtgtctgacttactaccgaggagacgatcacagctcctactgcaggcgtacagagaccggatggcccgtgccaacgggtccggcaccccatactcccgcagcaccccccacaaaaacccccgagggacccggtcgaaagccttctccaggtctacaaagcacatgtaaactggttgggcaaactcccaggacccctccagtaatcttgcgagggtggtcccacgaccgggacggaatccgcactgttcgtcctgaatctgaggttcgacaagaggtcggagcctcctctccagcaccctggcataagcttttcccgggaggctgagcagtgtgataccacgatagttcgagcacactctccggtcccccttcttgaagatgggaaccaccaccccggtctgccagtccatgggcactgttcccgacccccatgcgacaatGAAAAGGcatgtcaaccaagacagcccaacaatgtccagcgctttcagcatctcagggcggatctcatccacccctggcgccttgccaccaaggagctttttgactaccttagcgacctctgccagggatatgggtgaatccaccccaaagtcttccggcgctgccccctctccgggggacatgttggccgggtttaggagttcctcaaagtgctctttccaccgcccgacgatgtccccagtccgggtcagcagttccccccccctgctgagaacagcctggggtagaccctgctttcccttcctgagccgtcggatggtttgccagaacttccttgaggccaaccgaaagtccttctctatggcctccccgaactcctcccatgcccgagttttagcctccgcgaccatcgtcgctgcagcccttttggcccgccggtacccgtcagctgcttcaggagacccctgggccagccaggcccgaaaggcctccttcttcagtttgacggctaccctcacacccggtgtccaccaccgggttctagggttgccaccacgacaggcaccgatgaccttccggccacagccccgagcagccgcgtccacaatagaggctttgaacaaggtccactcggattccatgtccccagcctccctcgtccaacccttctccaggagcttggttccagagcccatgctgtgcgtggaggtgagcccaactatatctagctggtaccgctccacctcctgcaccagctccggctctttccccgctagtgaggtgacgttccacgtccctagagctagtctatgctgccggcgatcggcccgcccaggtctcccgcctggcccgccgcctggtctacatagcacccgaccccgataattctccctgcgggtggtgggtccacagggtgactgctgctccatgttgttctttcgggctgagcccgaccgggccccatgggcgaaagcctggccaccagacgctcgccgacgagctcccctcctgggtctggctccgggagggtgccccggtttcccttgtccgggcaaggtggctacaatccgtgggctgcttatcatcagggtttgttgaaccgctcttagtctgggctctcccccgagacctgtttgccttgggagaccctaccaggggctgacgccccggacaacatagctcccaggatcactgagccactcaaactcctccaccacgttaaggtggcgattcataggaggagcagTATCTATTATTGTGATGTCACATTAAATAACGGGGTGAATCTTGCAGTggcttttaaaagtatttttgaaagggcaatttttttttctcacacacacacacactgttcatgACTGTTGACTGTGCATAATCTACTTGTACGTGGGGATATGCAATTAATCCAACAAAGTCTGTGCACATTAATTATTAGGATCACAGTCTCCTTTTTCCCTTAACTCAAATCAGCAAATTTAAATCAACTCAAAACCATAAAGGTTTTGACTTCTaaacagtaaacaaaaaaaaattgtggggaagaaaaatccattaaaaacaccaaaatgtgtaaatatcaaCCTTTTATTGGAGTGTACAATGCAAGAGTTCATTATTTGTCAAGCCTCATTGAGAAGGCTTGGCGTCCTTATATACCGAGTCACATCAGCGAAAACATGGCAAGGTTTTCCCAAAAAGAGGTCAGTTCTTACATCAAAGTGGCAATTTGTCTCTAAAAGACAATTTAACGAGAGggcaccaacaaaaaaaagaaagaaaatagaaaccaactcattttgacatgtcatttTTTCGTCTGGATATTTCTTACACTGAGGGTAAGACGTTTCTGTATAAGCTCTCCGATAAGACACCCGGATCTGGAAGGCCAAGCTTCATGTTTGACGCACTGAGGAAAAAGGGGTTAGTAGTTAACCGACTCTGGTGCCCTTCTATACTAAGATTTAAAGTGAgactcctgggggggggggggctccagcTGTTTTTGGCCTGGTGTGAGCAGTTAGCATATGCTGGCTAATGTTAGATAAACCTTGTTGCTGCAGCAGGTGCTCGTTGGTTAGCGAGTGAGCATCATGCCACTGCAGTTGTCTTTGTGTCAAAAAGAAGCAGATTTTAAAACCCTTTTGTCCCGTGTGAAGAATCCACcttcaaataaaaagacaccTGATCATTAGTTCTTTGGAGAGAATAATTGACCATTGAGTTGTTTTAACCTTTCCTATATTACACCTCATGACTTACTAGTTAGCCAAGAACATGTGTATACTTCTTTGAATGATGCCATGAATCTAGTGTTTCTCCCTAAACTGTGTCAGCACTTAGTGTCTACAACAGGAGAAATACTTCTTTATGTTTATGTACAGTAACTTAGCATATGGACCCATTATAAGCATCAGGTGTGTAGAactaaaatgtctttattaCTTAAGTTTAACATGATGGACGACCTGATTCCAACAAAACAGCCATTCATCAATACCCTGCTTgctaatgtaaaaacaaaaacaaaaagattaaaaaggaaaaaaaagcacaatttcAACTGAATCTGGAGCGAGACAGTgatccaaaaaaagaaaagtaaaattCCCAACAGATAGCCAGCCATAAAACTGTGGGCTACCTCCTTTGCGTGTAGTGTATGTAGTGTGGTGGGTTAACGGTTAAAAATGCTTAATGGCCAAGTGCCTCATTACTTAAAGCATATGCATGTTCCATAATGATACAGACCTGAAAATATGTCCTGTATTCATGAGTCTCCTCTTTCAATCTGTGCAAAAATATAACAAGACTCAAACTCTGGAGCAAATTTACAGACGACAGCAAATTAAGCTAAATATTCAAAAAAAGAGcatcttcctttcttcttcttcttagttTTAAGAAAATATGAGTGCTAAACTAGGTTCATTTGAATAAGTAAAAATAAACTAGAGCGCAATAGGTATGAAAAtagttcctttttttcccctcctgaCAAACAATGAAGACACGATTGATGAAGGACGAAGCCTTCCCTTCAATCACtgaccaaaagaaaaaactaataatattCAACTCTACGGTTCAAGAGACAACTTGATGTAAAATTGCACGTGTTAATCTGTGGGATGATGAACATGGGAGAGTGACAGGGACGGGGACATGAGTGATGGGAGGCAGCAGATATGAAAGATGGCTGAGTAACAGATGGAGGAGAGTTGGGAatgtgggaggaggagaaagagaggcagagggatgGAAAAGGTTTTAACACAGTTAAAAGGAGACATATTGCTATCGGGAGACGAGATGGAGGCGGCAGAGCAGAGACGGACATGACGGAGATATGAGAATGACAAACATTTACAGATTACATGAGGTATTGcacagattaataaaaaaaaggcaacaaaaatATACACCAAATTGatggaacatttacatttagaatTTTGAAATCAAAGATTTCTTTTGAGTTATTTTAGTGTCATAATCATCCACGGcctggagaggggaggaaaaaggaaaaaaagaaatgatcgCTAGTCCTCCcattcatcctcatcttcatcctcaaagtcctcatcatcatcatcgtcctcATCTGTAGAAGAGAAGACGTTCATATGAAGAACACCATAAACAGCTCAAAATATGTTCTTATGagcaaagaaataataaaatgcacTGAAGAAATTAAGTATCCTATTATCAAACAAGGGCATTTTCAAAAGCACTTCCCTTTCCAGATAAagtttgtatacatatatatgtatgaatgtctATATTTCTCTGTCTGTTTAACACTAAACCTTCAGGTTCTTTCAATCGAGAGAAGAAAAGTTTCCTCCACTGACtcaaaatagaagaaaaaaaaggattgatAAGGGTTGTTAAAGACCGACGAGGAAGTGGTGAAGGTCTAATCTATATTCTGGCGACAGCGTGTCATCTGACATGCAGTCAAAGATGCATCGTCTGAGTGCCTGCGACCGGTGTGATGCAACTGCtccatatttgttttgtttagttcaaGAGGCTGGGGATACTTCTCAAAGCACTTTGGAGAGAAAACCTCAAGGATCCACTCAAAGTAATTGAGAAACAAACAGATCTGAATATAAACCGCTTTGGAGTAACACATCCGCTTAAATGATGCACTAACAAGAGTTTGTAAACAGTCCAGTGGACTTCTACTGTGCACGACTGGAAGATAATATTTGAAGAAAGTTAAAGGTGAATGTTTCTGTGTACCTGAAGAGTGAATGGCCTTGCTCCGTTtctgcatcacctccatcagGGCCCCCACGATGCCTGCCGAGAGGGCCGGGGTGGAAGGGGATGAGTCCGTACTGTCATCCCTCTGTGAAGAAGACAGCACGAGTTAAAGCACGGGATTAAGATACACACATGAGGGGCGTGTCGCGCGTGCCGATTGTGTACTGACCACTTTGAGTTTGGTTCCTTGTCGGATTTGGTCCAGAAGTGCGTCTCTGCCGGTATTGGTGGACACCGGCCTCTCTTTCTGATCCACCTTCTTCAGATTGGTGCCTCCTCTGATCTGAGTCAGCAGTTCCGACTTGGTTGAATCCCCTCCATTAGCCTCCGTGGGCAGCATAGGGGGCGGAGGGCCAGGGGGCGGAGGGCCAGGTGGCGGcggaggcggagggggaggaggcggtGCTCCTGTACTGAATGGAGTTGagaatgagggaggaggaggtggtgggggaggagCCACAGAAATTGAGGCATGGGCtggtggagggggaggcgggAGAGAGACTCGGCTGGGTGGTGGAGGCGGTGGAGCGGTCATGCCCGGTCGagacggagggggaggagggggtgcaGAGATGGGAGCtctggaggggggaggtggtggCGGGGCACCTCGCCCcctggctggaggaggaggaggtggggcaGAGCCATGGTGTGGGGGCGGGGGAGGAGGGCCGCCTCTGGATGGAGGGGGCGGAGGAGCTGGAGGGAAAAAGTTAAAAAGGAGCAAAGTTCTAACCATCCGTCACAGTTCACACTGCAGCCTTGACAAACATCCAGATTTCATGTATTTTTCACACTTCATTTCATGAGGGGGTATCAAGTCTGGATGTTCACAAAGGATGTCACAGCACATCTGTCAAAATTCTGCATAGCTGTCAAAAAGCAATTTCACGGCACATTTCCAAATTCTTCATGCAGTTATACAATCAAGCCACTGGGGGCAGCCTTCTCCCATGTAACTAATGTTGACTTTGCTAGTCAGCTCAtgataaaacaacaaatcaatCTCCAAATACAAACAAGTCTAAAAGAGCAAACACTGAACTAACTTCAGTTACAGAAAAAACTCACGCCATAATTTGATTGTTAAGTCATATTACAGTCCAACTCGACATGCACAGACCATGCACAAACCTACCAAGCCACCTGGGCGGACCTGGGGATAAAACCAccacattagttacattaacAAATCACccttcaaaatgtatttcacgTGGTCAGTGTCCTGCAAAAAGCTTACTGTGGACTTTTCCAAGCAAAAGTGTGGGAagttatcttttttaatttccctttacaattatgtttttttttgtccaaaacAAAGAATCTGGTAATTCCTTCACTTAATTTTTGCTTCTACGACAGCAAACATAGCTTTTTTTTCGGGTAATCCCAACGGTGCATCTGCCTTACCTTGTCTCCGTAGCTCGTTTTTGACAGCTTCTACGCCTCCTTTCTTCTCAATGAAGTCGTAGATGACCTTCGAGGTCTCCTTGTCCTTCAGCTGAGCCTCAGAGATGCCACACATATCAAACAGATGCTTCAGCTCGGGGTCCAAGTTATTCaactgaagaaagaaaatggagaaCTTCAATCTGTGGCTTGGGTTTATTGTACAGAATTAGTACAAAAGGGTTTGATTACATAAAATAAGGGATgctcaaactgtatttatatcaAATTTAAGTTACAAGTTACAAAACCTCAAATCATCATCAGCTGAAACGGCCTGATTAAAACAATATCAGACTCACACAGTTAAAACATACTGGCTATAACAGAGTGGCTTATACCTGCTCATGTACGAGCATGCTGCTGCACGTGCATTACCGCGTGCTCTATACGTTAAGATCTGTGATGGGATTTCACGCATTAATATTCAAGAGCTTAGTAACATATTATGTGACTGACATGGTAGGAGTTGAGTTTGGTTCAGGTAGGATTAAAAAACGAGACAGCAATATCAGGGATTATTCTGCCACCTAGTGGTGTGGAGTAACACTTCCAGGGATACAGAGGGAAACAAATAGTTAATTAACCCCAAATTTGAGTTTGCAAAAGTTGGAACAGATCTGGCGTTGCTCATTATTTGTTAAAACTACATTAGTTGACCAAGCTGCCATGTGTGTGGTGTTCACTACTTTTTGGTTGGTTATCACTTAACAAGTGGGTACTTTATCTGCAGTATCTATGGAACAAAAAACTAGCTGGTAAGACTATACAATACATCCCTCGCTCATTTGTGAATTCACTTATTTGTGTTCCAGTTTTAAGCCTGAGGATTTGAGAGGTGAGCAAGCTTTATTCAACTGACGTCACCCACTCAAATAAGTCAATGACAGCATTAATTTATGAAACCAAATCATCTGAATTTCATCTTTTTCATTAACAGACAGAGTAAGTTTTCTGACCTGCATGATCTCATACTAATCATCCACAATCCATCATAATTACTGATGATGCTTTTTTTGGGAACCAGTCCATGGATTATGCAGATGCAAGTTGATTCTCTTCCCTCCACAATCTCCTTGTGTAATGTTCCCGATGACTCGGGCACGCAGCTCTGCTTAATATTTTGGAGCCGACGTATAACATTTCTGTCTGGAAGAGGGATGTGTGACCGACTAACAGATAAACTAGGTGCCACTTTTTAAGAATGTCTAGCGGTCACATTCTCCAGCGTGTGCAGAGAGACATACAAACATAacgttaacgctgcattcttgTATTGCACTTACATCAAAACCTGTGTTTGGATCCCATCCTACATGCCCAACGTGCCTGTGAGAGAAGCAAAAGAGAGAGCATGTGGGAACATTTACAAGTAAAACTAAATGAGATGGCAGAAGATGTGCATCGTACATTTctacagaaaaagagaaatatacaAGTTGAGGTTCAATAGACTGCTGCAAAATCTACAATAACCCGTTTTTTTTTAGTAACCTGCAGTATCTCACAAGAGACCATGAGAGCTGCCACCGACTATTCCTGGAAGCACAGCACAGATTTTCCTGCATTTCCAATCCCACTACACATTCTGTCATATTAGATTCTCATTAAAGACAGCCTGGATTAAAACCTTGCCCTGATTCACAAGTCCTTGTATAGACGAGAGGGATAAAGGATTCTGTCATATGGGAAACGTCGACAATGACCTCATAGACCGTCACATAGCCCTTGTACTTTAGGTTCCTACACAAATGTTTAATCTGCATTTTCATCTTGATCTGCATGGGCATATACATCATACTGTCTGGCAGTATCAGGGCTTTGCTAAAAGGAGAATCATAACCACATCAGTTCATCACGTAGCGCCACCTATGACGATGTTCATCCATCACCTGACATGAGCCCCACCCTACTAAATGCCTGTGCTGACTCACTGGAAGTTGCTCGGTGTGCCGATGTCTGCCTTGGtgagcctcttcttcttcgccttgccctttttctccctctttggAAAGGTCACAATGTTGTTCACCTGAGCGTTTTTATGGAAACGTTGGACATTGCTGATCTCTGGGTTTTTGATGTCGATAGTAGCCATGGGCAACGTCGGGCCTTAAAAATGACAGAGACAATAATGACGTTATGGTTTATATGATAATACAGCACAGGAATGAATGGATCAGAAAATATAGACACATTTTGTGGC is part of the Cyclopterus lumpus isolate fCycLum1 chromosome 23, fCycLum1.pri, whole genome shotgun sequence genome and harbors:
- the waslb gene encoding WASP like actin nucleation promoting factor b isoform X1, with protein sequence MSGHPSQRRQANVSSIQLTPQENECLFNHLGRKCISLSAAVVQVFTADRNSSWNKRCCGVACLVKDNPQRSYFIRVLDIKDGRTLFEQELYNNFSIYVPKPYFITFAGDTCQVGLNFASEEETKRFHNHLTELIGRRQRKSEKRRDPPNGPTLPMATIDIKNPEISNVQRFHKNAQVNNIVTFPKREKKGKAKKKRLTKADIGTPSNFQHVGHVGWDPNTGFDLNNLDPELKHLFDMCGISEAQLKDKETSKVIYDFIEKKGGVEAVKNELRRQGPPRWLAPPPPPSRGGPPPPPPHHGSAPPPPPPARGRGAPPPPPPSRAPISAPPPPPPSRPGMTAPPPPPPSRVSLPPPPPPAHASISVAPPPPPPPPSFSTPFSTGAPPPPPPPPPPPGPPPPGPPPPMLPTEANGGDSTKSELLTQIRGGTNLKKVDQKERPVSTNTGRDALLDQIRQGTKLKVRDDSTDSSPSTPALSAGIVGALMEVMQKRSKAIHSSDEDDDDDEDFEDEDEDEWED
- the waslb gene encoding WASP like actin nucleation promoting factor b isoform X2, encoding MSGHPSQRRQANVSSIQLTPQENECLFNHLGRKCISLSAAVVQVFTADRNSSWNKRCCGVACLVKDNPQRSYFIRVLDIKDGRTLFEQELYNNFSIYVPKPYFITFAGDTCQVGLNFASEEETKRFHNHLTELIGRRQRKSEKRRDPPNGPTLPMATIDIKNPEISNVQRFHKNAQVNNIVTFPKREKKGKAKKKRLTKADIGTPSNFQHVGHVGWDPNTGFDLNNLDPELKHLFDMCGISEAQLKDKETSKVIYDFIEKKGGVEAVKNELRRQAPPPPPSRGGPPPPPPHHGSAPPPPPPARGRGAPPPPPPSRAPISAPPPPPPSRPGMTAPPPPPPSRVSLPPPPPPAHASISVAPPPPPPPPSFSTPFSTGAPPPPPPPPPPPGPPPPGPPPPMLPTEANGGDSTKSELLTQIRGGTNLKKVDQKERPVSTNTGRDALLDQIRQGTKLKVRDDSTDSSPSTPALSAGIVGALMEVMQKRSKAIHSSDEDDDDDEDFEDEDEDEWED